A part of Terriglobus roseus genomic DNA contains:
- a CDS encoding ComEC/Rec2 family competence protein, translating into MKIFRPIAASCFALALVASAFGQKNSLRITAVDVEGGQATLFVAPTGQSLLIDTGWDKNNGRDADRIVAAAKMMGLSRIDTVLLTHYHDDHIGGVPQLAERFPIGAFLDHGERISSDPNDTSFLANYRKLLATGKYKHFVVKAGDKLPAPGFDAVAISSNGAVMDHDPGASSVRKAPNPLCANVKQPATDTQENGQSLGTMIRFAGLKIVDAGDLTSDREYSLVCPVNKLGQVDLLIVSHHGVDWSSSPVFINSIAPRVAIMDNGAHKGASTSVIDTIRKSPRMEALYQLHLAPPAGSPNPGKTPQQGPEHNVPEAFIANTSGTDGKNVVITISADGTMQVTNGRTGDTKQFARK; encoded by the coding sequence ATGAAGATCTTTCGTCCTATTGCTGCTTCCTGTTTTGCTCTCGCGCTCGTTGCTAGCGCTTTCGGGCAGAAGAACTCTCTGCGCATCACGGCTGTGGATGTGGAAGGTGGGCAGGCCACGTTATTTGTTGCGCCCACAGGACAGTCTCTGTTGATAGATACAGGCTGGGATAAGAACAATGGGCGCGATGCTGATCGCATTGTTGCGGCGGCGAAGATGATGGGGCTTTCGCGCATCGATACGGTGTTGTTGACGCACTATCACGACGACCATATTGGCGGTGTGCCGCAACTCGCAGAGCGCTTCCCGATCGGTGCCTTTCTGGATCATGGTGAGCGTATTTCAAGCGATCCCAATGATACGTCGTTTCTAGCGAATTATCGGAAACTGTTGGCCACCGGGAAGTACAAGCACTTCGTCGTAAAGGCGGGCGACAAGTTACCTGCTCCCGGCTTTGACGCGGTTGCCATCAGTAGCAACGGTGCTGTGATGGATCATGATCCTGGAGCGTCCAGTGTGCGTAAAGCTCCGAATCCGCTTTGCGCGAATGTGAAACAGCCCGCCACGGATACACAGGAGAATGGTCAATCGCTTGGCACCATGATTCGCTTTGCGGGGTTGAAGATTGTCGATGCGGGCGATTTGACCTCGGATCGCGAATATTCGCTGGTATGCCCTGTGAACAAACTTGGGCAAGTCGATTTGTTGATCGTTTCGCATCACGGTGTGGACTGGAGCAGCAGCCCGGTTTTCATTAACTCCATCGCGCCTCGCGTGGCCATCATGGATAACGGTGCGCATAAAGGGGCCAGTACGTCGGTGATCGATACCATTCGCAAGTCACCTCGAATGGAAGCGTTATATCAACTTCACCTGGCGCCTCCTGCAGGCTCACCGAATCCTGGGAAAACGCCACAGCAAGGACCGGAACACAATGTCCCCGAGGCATTTATTGCTAACACATCCGGTACAGACGGCAAGAACGTGGTCATCACGATCAGTGCAGATGGGACAATGCAAGTGACGAATGGTCGCACCGGCGATACCAAACAGTTCGCTCGCAAATAG